In Ignavibacteria bacterium, the sequence ATATTTTCTTCCGTAATTCTAAATGCTCTTTGGATTGGGTAGCTGAATTTCACTACTGGAATAACTCCTTCGGCATTTTTTTGAATCATTAAATCGTAAGTATCTTGTAATTTGACAGATGTAACAAAAGGTGCTGTTGGATAAACACAGCATAAATAATCAAATTCTTTTCCATCTTTTTTATATTCTTCCAAAACTTCTAAAAGAACATCTGCCGTTGTTGCAAAATCATTTGAATTAAATTTTGACCTCATAAAAGGTACACTAGCCCCGTATTTTCTTGCAATTTCCGCAATCTCTTCATCATCAGTTGAAACCATTACCTCGTCAAATAATTCCGATTTAATAGCAGCTTCAATACTGTATGCAATTATTGGTTTACCTAGAAAATCGTTTATATTTTTTCTTGGAATTCTTTTACTTCCACCGCGTG encodes:
- the pseF gene encoding pseudaminic acid cytidylyltransferase produces the protein MSKERRNIAIIPARGGSKRIPRKNINDFLGKPIIAYSIEAAIKSELFDEVMVSTDDEEIAEIARKYGASVPFMRSKFNSNDFATTADVLLEVLEEYKKDGKEFDYLCCVYPTAPFVTSVKLQDTYDLMIQKNAEGVIPVVKFSYPIQRAFRITEENILEFIWPENINKRSQDFETTFHDAGQFYWIKTKSFLLNQILICRGSIPLIIDEISVQDIDCEADFKIAKLKYKLIEGIYNDEL